A genomic region of Plasmodium vivax chromosome 1, whole genome shotgun sequence contains the following coding sequences:
- a CDS encoding hypothetical protein, conserved (encoded by transcript PVX_087670A) translates to MYPKKNFDKPDPTSPYQGQYGESEEQRQGYGIPPNPTMINLTGNQDQRPNVLQQFGINNKNVMQFLINMFVYVAAILVSLKIWDYMSYSKCDYYKDLLLRIVRYQSHMNDGKMA, encoded by the coding sequence ATGTATCCAAAAAAGAACTTCGACAAACCCGACCCAACTTCCCCATACCAAGGACAATATGGAGAGTCTGAGGAACAAAGACAAGGTTATGGAATCCCCCCCAACCCAACCATGATTAACCTTACTGGTAACCAAGACCAACGACCAAATGTATTGCAACAATTTGGAataaacaacaaaaatgtaatgcagtttttaataaacatGTTTGTGTACGTTGCTGCTATATTAGTTAgtttaaaaatatgggaCTACATGTCTTACAGCAAATGTGATTATTACAAAGATTTATTATTAAGAATTGTAAGATACCAATCACACATGAATGATGGTAAGATGGCCTAA
- a CDS encoding hypothetical protein, conserved (encoded by transcript PVX_087675A), translating to MFGKMFKLTGGATPYPVGQDDVNAIKSALGACQQSREAFFFMEPRFLQGCFVGILMFYLMLYYTRRYKNKVNNLPRRDSFTYVTLPTQGPYREYPEEDMQQQQQQQQQPR from the exons atgtttGGGAAGATGTTCAAATTAACGGGTGGTGCAACTCCCTACCCCGTAGGTCAAGATGATGTCAATGCGATAAAGTCTGCTCTTGGAGCATGTCAGCAAAGCAGggaagccttttttttcatggaGCCCAGATTCTTGCAAGGATGCTTTGTTGGTATCCTCATGTTTTATCTAATGTTATACTATACTCGCCGATACAAAAATAAG GTGAATAACCTCCCAAGACGTGATTCATTTACCTATGTTACCTTGCCAACTCAAGGGCCATATAGAGAATACCCTGAAGAGGATAtgcaacaacaacaacaacaacaacaacaaccacgttaa